The genomic segment TTGCAAAAAGCAATTGGCTTGAAAGTACTTTGGAAGCCACTTACATGTCATGCACCAGGGACTCACACTGGAGGATTCTCTGGGCAATGAGAGTTACTCTAGAGGAGATACTCTCACAACATTCATCACACCACATTACATGGGTGGGCTTGTTTGCAAGAATGAGAGAGAAGGGATGCAAGGATGAAGCTGCTCCTCTTCTGCCCAGGAGCCAGACCAtggcccaggggacagccctgagcactgTGGAGTGCAGGCTTGTGGCCAGGCTCTGACACGGGGCTCTTCAGTGGAGCCcaggcctggctgcagcacagacagaacaCGAACCCCCTTCTGTCCTGTCCTGAAAAAAGGCTGCCAGGCACTCCTGCTGGaggacacctcactgcagaGGGCCCCATTTAACCACGATGAAAAGCCAACAAAGGCACAAGAGCTGAGCCTCCTAGCAAAGAGCTCAGTCATGAGGCAGCGCTGGATGTAAAACCATGACCCTGAAGCCCCCCAAACCtaggagcagaggctgtgcctgcagctctgtgcctgcagctcgGTACCTGGCGGCCAGCACTGGGAGCCTGCTGCACCGAGGTGATGGACGGGCTGTACACGCTGTTGGTGGCCAGAGACACCGAGGACAGGGACGGggcactgccctggcactgctctcgCTTGTGGGTCATGAAAGCAGGCAGGGAGTTGAATTGCTTCTTACACTTCCCACACAGGAACACGTCTTCATCATCTGCAATGAACAAGAGCAGAGCTTCAGGCCTTCTCCTGCATTCCCCAGTACTCCATGCAGCAATCACAATGTAGAGTAACAGGCACCTTTGGGTCTCAGCACCTCAGGGACATCATCTCAAGAGAGAGCAGCTGCAAGGGCCAAGTTTTCCCTAAAGCCAAGTGATGTGGCTGAGCCCATCTTAGCCCTGCTCCCATACACAAACCCCCAATGTCTCCCTGGGACACACTAATCCCACTGTCTGTCTTCTCACCCCAAATACAGGAACAACCAACCTTGCTCCTGTAGCACCCTCTGCTTTTAATCAAAGCAGCTCCTTCCAAAGCATCAGCATTATGCTGGCTGAGGCAGATTTTATTACTCAGGCTGCACAAAGCACAAGTACCTTGGATAAGGACATAGAGTCACTGTCAGCTTGTGTCCTAAAGCCACCCCTCCACAACACTGCTGGTTTTTGGCACCTATGCCTGATGttagaaggagaaagaagaaagccCAGTTACATGTCCCAGCTGAAATGTGCAGCGTTAGCAAACCACACATCATGTGCACTCCATGCAGGCAGACTCACAAGGCTGTTCCCCTGTCTGAGTCACAGCCTGAAGCTGGCCATTTTTGGGGACACAGACTGTAGCTCCTTGGGGGATAACTCTCTATACACCTAGCAAGTTCTAGTCCACTGTGGGGTCCACATGCAGCTAAATGACCAGCTCCCATATTCATTcacacagagatgctccaggaCTGAAGCACTTGAGCATCTCCAGAGGAGGAGTGgatattaaataaaaaccatgAACAGTAACAGGCACTAGACGTGGGGACAGTGACTTTTCCCTCTGTGTCTTTATTGGAAGCTCATGATCAAGTCTGTTGTCATGACCGCCTCCAAAAACATCACTGCTCACTTGGGcacctgtcccttcctcctgctctgtctgGTCCTGCTGAGGGCTCACAGCACTCACAGCAGCACCCTACACACCCAGCTGTTCTGCCAGCTGTGCACACTGCAGGGGACATGtgcccctgtcctgtcccagtgccaccaggaCTCACCCATGGGCTGGATGGCAGCGGAGGAGTTGACGTTGGGAGCAGACGGATCGGTGACACCTCCCTGCCCATCCAGTAAGGactgcacagccagcactgtCTGATTATCCATCCCTGAAAGGAGACAACAGCACAGATGGCAAACTGACCACGGCCAGACAGAGAGTGCTGGGGCATGGGGAGCTCACTCCTGAGCCCTCCTCACCCTCTACTCCCCAGCACCAACAGCAACACTCCCACCTGTCTTCAGAACTCCTTCGGCACgaaaggaggagagaagaagggaaagaagacCCAAAAGAGAGTTTGGTTTCAGGCAGttgctgcagagaggaaggatGCTTATAACACTGGGTATGAAGAGCTGAGAATGTCACAGGGAGTGTGGGGATGTCACAGGGCAGAAGCCTGGGGTGGAACTTCCCGAGGATGTAGCACAGACACCGAGCTCAGGCAGACAAAATCCTTGTgtacagcagctctgccagcagcagtgtcacaAATGCCTCCCTGTTTCTGAGGCCAGCATTCCCAGATCTGATCagacacagggcacacacaccCAGTCAGATTTGTTGTTACAATCAACTTACTTGCTTTGGCACAAACATCTTTCACTACAGCTGAAAcgttttaaaatattccagatAAATACAGAAGATTGGGAGTGTTCACCTAGGGAGACAACCTAGCCAGCAGCATGGGACTGTGGATTAAGCATGATACatactctttttaaaaatcgAATGTAAAGACACAAACAACAATCtgattttggaagaaaaagaaaaaaaaaggtgatttttatgCACCGCTCCTTCCTATCACTCTTTTATGACACAGCAAGGTTGTACGTTATAACTTGTGGattaaggaaaagaagaaagctggGGGGTTCTTAGGTGCTTTTTCACTTCCAGATCTTTGCAAAACGAAACTGCAAACCACTGAACACAGAATTACAtggcacaggaaaggaaaatcaatCAGTGTGATCACTCCTAAGCAGTGAGGTGAGGACTGTGCTGAGATGAGGAGAGGCTGCtcagcagacagcagcaggaaagacaGTGAAGCACCATAGCAGATCACAGCATAAGGGACCAGCACAGCGGGAGCATCCACCACCCCAAGTTCCTCCGATAAAATTTCTCCTGAACATCTGGAATGTTCCCTTCTTGATGGGGAGCACCCATATGATCTACAGCCTTTTAAAGATACCCTAAATACCCATTTGTCCTGCATTTCCAGTGTGAAATACGTCACATTAAGATTCTGTGGGCACCTTTCTCATCCTTTCACTGAGAAGATGCTGCAAACCCTGTTTGTGTCcctgggagagagcagagcacCATCCTCCAAGGGcacaagcagctgctggaaggcagcagatCCCACTACACCACACACTCCCATCACATTCCCACCATGCCTATGGGATCTTTCACACAGGTCACAGAggcacagcaaagctgcaggTCCAGTTCTGCAAGCCTTggctggagccagccctgcagctcagccctgctggcagaACAGGGCTGGAACAGTGCTGGGAGGGTCTCCTCACTCcagccagagccctgctctAAAACACAAACCACCTGCCCAAACCACCTCTGGTCAACTGCAAAGGGAGCACTGCAGGCTTCTGATGGCACAGCCAAAGCACAGAGGGgcacagaggagcagtgctTCTCCAGCAAAAATAAgctagaaggaaaagaaggattAAAGATTCAGGTGAAGTATAGCGTGGGGGTAATTAGGATTGCACAAACACTGCCACTCTtgctgtgcctggcactggACAACTGGGGTTCCTTCTGGCACAGAGTCAGATCTTCcgaggaaaaaagccaaacaattGCCTTGATCCCACTAGAAGAAGCTTGAGGAGAGGACAAGACCTGAACACAATGATGCAGCAACACTGTCAGTGCTGCACTCAGCCTCTTGATGGAGAAAAATGGCCCAGgacaacagaaatatttatttggcaATTCAGAGCCCCTGCACTTCACTGAGTAACTGCACGCCACCACATTGCCCAGGGGAAACCCCTGAGGACATGGCTAACAACCCACAAAGACAAGCTGGCAGTTCCTCGGTTACATGGATGCCAGTCACAGCCATCCCCAGACTCCAGGAGAAAGCTCTGGATCGATCCTGCCGTGCCTACAGCCAGCAGCAGTCTGCAGGATGCCCTTCAGTCATGGAACTTAAAAACCcagctccctctctcctggcagcagcaggagctgaggtgcCCGAGCCTGACAAAACCAAGGTGATTTGGGGAAGCCAAAATAGAAGCACAGGACTACTGATCCgtgccttttttcttccctttcaaacTTCTCTCAGCTGGAGATGAAACAAGACTGTCCATGTCACCCATATGCTAATTTGCCCCGGtgataaagcctttttttctgacagGAGCACCAGGTGCTTTAGTGACAGGTGAAGATGcacctgtgccctgcagcaccCTGACACCAGGCTGCTCTAAGAATGCCAAGTCACCATCGACTTGTAATCCAAtcaacaagacaaaacaaacaagctcAGGCACCAAAAGCTGCCAATTGCTGtgagcttaaaaaaaacaccactcGTTTTCAGTTTGCTAAAAAGCTTTGGTGCCCTAAATGCTGCAGGGAAGCTAACACAATGAGGAGCTGATTGCAGAGAGGAAACAGGGACATGATTCTACAAAGGGTGCTGGCAAATGCACCAAGTAATCTgacaaaatagagaaaaatatttgttctctgctcctctctctgctgctgtggttcaCAGGTGATATTCAAAAGCAGAGGTGACAATGCCAATGCCACACCTTCCACGCAGTGGTGTCTTCCCAAGTAAAGGAAAATGCATCTATAATCCAATTTAGGAAATCAATGCCTATGAAATAGTTTCTCTCCAAAGAGGCTGAGCGCTAGCCCAGTGTCAGACTGCCACAGCTCGGGACATCCTCCTCAGATGGCACCCGGCTCCAACAGGGTCCCAACACTAAAGGGAGATGTATTTGAGCACAACCCGTTAACCCACACAACAAGCACTGCCCGGGCTGTGCCAAGAGCAATCACTCCTCAAAACCCACATGCAGGGGCCAGCACCCACCCAGGCACCATCCCTGGGGCCGGCCCAGAGCATGGCACAGCCGTGGGGCCGACAGTGTGCGCCCTGAGGCGTGCAGGGACACGGGAGGCACGGCAGTGCTGAGAGTGCCCTGGGGGTTGGTGGCGATggctcctgggcacagagacGGGGTGATGGGAATGCCCCCatgtgcagggcacaggggcagggagaggatggagtgtccaggagcaggatggggatggagtgtccaggagcagcagggcaggatggggatggagtggccaggagcagagggcaggatgGGGATGGAGTGCCTAGGAGCAGCAGTCACAGGGGCAAGGTAGGGATGAGGTGCCCTAGAACAGCAgtcacagggcaggagcagcctcgggcagtggcacagggcagggatgcgGTACACCGAGCACGGGGCCCGTGGTTAATGAGGGCTCCCCGGCGCACGGGCGCTGCGCTGGGCGGTGCGGGGATGCCGCGGCGCacaggcaggaggtggcacagggCCGGGGGACCGGAGGTGACAGCGGTGCCGCAGGGAGCCGCGGACGGCGTGGCGAGCCCCGGGCTGCGGCGGGAGCTGCCGGCGGGGACCGCAGCTGCGCCCGCGGTGAGGGCAGCGGAGGAGCAGCGCGGGAGACAGCCCGGGGCTACCGGGAGCGCCACACGCCGcgccgtgccgggccgggcctcacggggcggccccgcggcggccCCTCGTCccgcgcggcggcggcgctggaCAGGGGGAGCTCGGAGGAGCGGGGGTCGCGCCCCCCGGCTGTCGCCGCGGCCCGGGAGGTGCCGGCGCGGCCCCGGTCTGGCCCCGTTACCTTCCAGCGCCTCGAAGATCGCCTGCGCCATCTTggagcggcggcagcagcggcgccgccagggggcgccaGCCACCCGCTACGGCCCCACAGCGcgggagaggagggggaggtCCCGGGGTGGGGGGGCTCGTGTTCAACTCGGGGCGCGGCAGAGCGGCACCGCGACAGACCGGGCAGGGACCGCCCGGCGGCCGCCCCTGCCCTGTTCGGGCTTCCGGTGCGGCCGCAGCGGCCACGACCCCCGGCCCATGaccgggctgtgccgggccgggctcaCTGCGGCGCCCGCCGCCCTCACGGAGCGGGTGGGCGGGACGCCACGCTCGGCTCCCATTGGTTGGGGAACAAGCTCTCTGAACCAATGAGAGAGAGGTAGTGCCGCTTATTGGTCTAGAGCTGTGATTGACATGAGTGAGAGCCTATAGGGACGGCGGgcgaggccccgcccccggaAGCGGCGTGCCGCGGGGTGCCATGGCCGGCGGGGCCATGGCGGGCGGCGGGGATTCGTTTCGCGCTCTGCTCCGCGCCGCCAATGCGCTCCTGCAGCAGCGCCGCTACCACGCCGCGCTCGCCGTCATCAAGGGCTTCCGCAACGGCGCCGTGTGAGTGCCGGGCCCGGGCGGCGGGGTCTCGATCCCGCCGGTCGGTGGGGAGGCCGGGTTGCCGtggcggggctgcgggggaggCGATTCCACCTCCGTCACCTGCAGTTCGGGTGGCCTGAGCTGGGTTTCAGGTCGCCTTTGGGCCTGGCTCACTGAGGTGCGTGTGCTCTTCTCCCTCGGGCTGGGCTCCTCTCggtttgctgtgctgctgctgggctggcttCAAAGTAATAGATATTTGGCTAAATTGCCTTTTTCGGCTTTCAGTAGAGTAGAAATACAATCACTTCATGGTACAAAACAAACTCTATGAAATATCTGTCCACCTTTGCAGTTATGGAGCCAAAATCCGCGCCCCGCATGCCCTGGTAATGACTTTCCTGTTCAAGAGTGGAAGGTATGAGCCctcattctgcatttctgtgttgcTGCTTAGAATGTTTTCATCTTAGCTGGTCGTTTTTCATGTCTCCAGGGGGTTTAAAAAGCAGAGGGATGCGTGAGCATTGTCCTGATAGTGAAGCAGACACATATATAATTGAGGGAGTTAATCACTCATGGAATGGTTGATGAGAACCAGAGGACAGAAAGGGATTTAGCAGATGCCAATAACAGTGTTCTGTTCTGTGTTGAAATATGGGAACCCAGGCTACAGCAGTGCACTTTGTGCCTTTCCTTGAGTGCCAGAGGTttgcatttaggaaaaaaaaaaaaaaaaaaaaaaaaagttttaagagGATTTTTTGAGCAATGAGAAAATTAAACACAGTCCACAGTCTGGGTAGGGCTGTGCTCTGAGAggatttctcctccttcccaagACATTCCTGGGATGCCCAAGCCATCAGTGTGGGTCGGGGGTGCAGTGATCAGGCTGAGTGAGTGCAGGGTcctgccttttccctctcctgatTGTCTGTTTGTTTCCCTCAGTCTAAGGGAGAAGCTGAAGGCCATTGCCCAGGCCACGTACGCCCATTCCCGGAACCTGGCCTATTTTGTGTTCACCTACAAGgggctcctggcagcacagTCCCggctgcaggggaagaaaatcccttttcattctttccttgcAGCCTGCATTGGGGGCTGGCTGGTGTTTGGTGACAACAATCCCATCAACAGCCAGGTAAAGGCACTTGCTGAAAGTTTCTTTGGCCAGGAAAAACAACAGGAGTGCCAGGAAGTGGTTGGTGGCACCTGTTTCTGGTGGTTCTGACCACAGAGCGTTGCTCTTTTATCATATTCTCTGCACAAATTGCTGTTTTGGCAGCTCTGCACTCATGTCCCAGGTGTGGCTGTGTGTCTCCATGAGTGGTGTGGGCAGTTGGAGTGCTGGAAGCCCAGGTTTGCCTCCAGAGCTGCACTGAGTTCCTAGGAAGGCAGTCGGGTGACCCACAGCTGTGGGGTTATCCCACCTGTCACCTGAGCTGTGGTCACTGCCTGGGTGTTCCTGGTCTGGCCATACAGGGTTAAACTCTTTACCTGAAATATTGTGAGTGTAGATCTTGATCAGTTAGAGCTGCACTCAACTAAACTGGTTAAACTGACAACTAATCTGGTTGAACTTAGGAAAGCAGCTCAGAGGGTGTTTGATTTAAGCTGGTTGTTAACACACAGTCACAAACCAAGGGGtaaaacacagagctgcagtttaATCCAAAGTGCTCGACTCAAGCCAGGCCCTCCGGCTGGTGTTAGGCTGTGTCCAGACTCCTGAGCTCACCCCTGCTTGgtggcactgctctgggtcTGTCCCATCAGCACCACCTGAGGTGGCATGAACTGGGCAAAGACAGAAGTTGTGCAACTGCCCAGAAGTGTTGCATGAAGTGCAGCCTGGTGATTGCTAAAtcagggcagcaggagacaCAAATCCCCGTGGCTTTGCTGATAGGGGAAATTACAGCCTGTTTGCTTTGAAGTGGGGGAATTGTTCCCGTCCCTCCTGGCTGGATTGTCACTCCTGCCTCCCTGGAGTGCCAGCTCAGTGCTCATCCCTGCTCTCTGGGTTTCTCCTGCAGATCATCATGTACCTGCTGTCCCGGATCCTGTTCGGGTTGTCTCGGCTGGCCGTGGAAAAGGGCTACATCCCACAGCCCAAGCAGGATCCCTTCCCTCTCGTGGCTGCCCTGGTGTGGGGGACAGTGCTGTGGCTCTTTGAATACCACAGGGAGACTctgcagccctccctgcaggcCTCCATGACCTACCTGTATGAGGACAGTGAGGTGTGGCACGACCTGTCTGACTTCCTCGTGTACAACAAAAGGACAGACAGCAAGTAGGTGCTTCACTGTAAAACACCTCAGAATGGGATGGCACCatccagcagctgagggaaaagGTAATTCTGTTGCTCTtacctgtgattttttttaaaattaccatCTGTCAAACAAAGTTAGTTCTTGTCTCCAGGCCAGAATGTTCTGATCTGTCTTGTGGCTCCTTTTAGAGTGAGCACACACCCCACAGAAACTTGTTGTAGTGTTTTTTTCAAGAGGTCTTATTTTCCCTGCAAGTGTGGTGTTGGGGTTTGTTctttaaaaactaaatatatttataaaacgACAGCCTGACACTAAGTGGGGAGTATGAAAACGTGTTCTAGGGCTCATCTGGATGTTTACAAgtgttttttcctgtgctgctgtgctcactGTGGTGTGATCAAGGGTGAAGGGAGTGGGGGACCTGCTGAGCTCTGAAAGCAGGGCCATCACTTCTTCATTGCTGTGGATGGCTGGAAATCCTGTTTAAGCTATTATAAGGACAGCTGTGTGCTCCTTGAGAGAGTTCCTCTGCAATTTTCCCTCAGGGAGACAATAAAATGTGTGAGAATAGAACTGTTAGGATTGTCTTGTACAAGCCTGGTAAATCAGGCttggaaagattatttttgcttGGTTTCTTTCCTGCACTTGGGCTGAATCTGTGCCTCTGCAAAGTGCACTAATGAATAccctgtaattattttaaacttgtttgtaaagcttttaaaagctgcttgaaCTAAATAGCAAAAACAGTTACACAACTTGGGCTCCTCTACAACCAGGCCTCAGATCTCACTGGGGACTTTGTGTGTCCAAGGAAGCAGCATTTACTAAGCACTTTTATTTTGGTGGAGCATGACAAGGGTTTCTCTGAGGTCCCAGAGCCTGCCCTCCACAGCAGTGGCACATGTTGGCTGTAATCAGATTTGTACCTGTAGTTTGTGCAGGCTCGTTGCTGAGCCAGGCTGAGGCcatgaattaatttattaattatctTCCTCTCAAACAAACTCTGCTGAGCCCCAGGATAGGGCAGCACACCCTGGGCTGTGGCAGAAGATTGACTGGGTAGCTGAGGAAGCACGAAAACTGGTTTAATAAATCAATTAATAAATTCAAACTCCTAATAGTGCAAGGCACTCACCTGCCATATAACACTACACAGTTCATTTAAAGATGTGCATTGAAATAATTCGTGCCCCACTGGTTTGAAGTGGTGATATTTCCAAGAGAATGATAAGGTTCCCTTTTGGCTCATTTGGGACTATTTGGTTCACTCTCCCTGTATCCACCTGCTTTTCCCTGACCTGCCCATTTAATTTCATAATCCTGCTGATGCTCTCTTCATCTGATGAACTCTTTTCCCTCAGGCTCTGATAATTTCTCCTATTCAATGGTACAGCTGAAACAGCACATTTAACTTCAGGGAGCTTCTGAGTAGGAAAAAAGATCTCAATTTCTTCTTAAGCCATCTTTCCTTGTCCTCCTGAATGCCTTTATTGGTGTTGCTCATATTCAGAGTGCTGctttgctctttatttttgcacttttcTGTGTCCCCGCAAATCCATGACGTACATGGTGCCCAAAAACCGAGATACTTCTTTGTCATAATAACTCTCTATGTTCCCTTTAACTTCTAATTTCATTGTTAACTTCTAATTAACTGCTGTTACAGTCTGGACTGAACAATTGAATCGGAACATCCATCAGACCCCATGAAAGCTGTAAAATTAGGAATTTGG from the Sylvia atricapilla isolate bSylAtr1 chromosome 16, bSylAtr1.pri, whole genome shotgun sequence genome contains:
- the PXMP4 gene encoding peroxisomal membrane protein 4, producing MAGGAMAGGGDSFRALLRAANALLQQRRYHAALAVIKGFRNGAVYGAKIRAPHALVMTFLFKSGSLREKLKAIAQATYAHSRNLAYFVFTYKGLLAAQSRLQGKKIPFHSFLAACIGGWLVFGDNNPINSQIIMYLLSRILFGLSRLAVEKGYIPQPKQDPFPLVAALVWGTVLWLFEYHRETLQPSLQASMTYLYEDSEVWHDLSDFLVYNKRTDSK